Proteins encoded together in one Psychrobacter sp. 28M-43 window:
- a CDS encoding acyltransferase translates to MRLKSIVQKLHERAPKLGKAASLTTATSVITFNSMLAGLPVWVMGATKAITGAAIADKAVIDVTNYWINSNNALIDNVLPRKDWRINLPDDVHTNGKYLLVSNHQSWVDTSIVQYISEKRLPLTRFFTKFELIYIPVIGQAFYFLDFPMMRRHSKEAIAKNPALKGKDIEEAKRACALLKDKPFTLLNYLEGTRFTSSKHDKQESPYTHLLKPRAGGLSLAMSALGEEIDGILDMTIVYPDGVPTYSDLWKGNIKRLGVDVRHIEIPEDLFTAIKNGGYETDEAIKAQMFEWVEQIWHQKDQLITEMLADFESSDFETNDFENNDSGNKESEIKDNIEQA, encoded by the coding sequence ATGCGATTGAAATCAATCGTTCAAAAATTACATGAACGCGCTCCAAAACTGGGCAAAGCTGCCTCACTGACGACAGCAACCAGCGTTATCACTTTTAATAGTATGTTAGCTGGGCTACCTGTCTGGGTAATGGGTGCTACCAAGGCTATCACCGGTGCTGCCATCGCTGACAAAGCCGTTATCGATGTGACGAATTATTGGATCAATAGCAACAATGCATTGATCGATAACGTATTACCGCGCAAAGACTGGCGTATTAACTTACCTGATGATGTGCATACTAACGGTAAGTATCTACTGGTGAGCAATCATCAGTCATGGGTTGATACCAGTATCGTGCAATATATCAGCGAAAAACGTTTGCCATTGACGCGTTTTTTTACCAAGTTTGAGCTCATATACATCCCTGTCATTGGTCAGGCTTTCTACTTTCTCGACTTTCCTATGATGCGTCGACATTCAAAAGAAGCCATCGCTAAAAACCCTGCTCTAAAGGGTAAGGATATCGAAGAAGCGAAACGAGCGTGTGCATTGCTTAAGGACAAGCCTTTTACACTATTGAACTACCTAGAAGGGACTCGCTTTACCTCTAGCAAACACGATAAACAAGAATCCCCTTATACGCATTTACTTAAGCCACGCGCTGGCGGGTTATCACTGGCTATGAGTGCCTTAGGGGAAGAGATCGATGGGATTTTGGACATGACGATTGTCTACCCTGACGGTGTACCCACTTATAGTGATCTATGGAAAGGTAATATCAAACGTCTAGGCGTCGATGTGCGACATATTGAGATACCTGAAGATCTGTTCACTGCGATTAAAAACGGCGGCTATGAAACAGATGAGGCTATAAAAGCACAGATGTTTGAATGGGTAGAGCAAATATGGCATCAAAAGGATCAACTTATCACAGAGATGCTAGCTGACTTTGAAAGCAGTGACTTTGAAACCAATGATTTTGAGAACAACGACTCTGGAAATAAAGAATCTGAAATTAAAGATAATATTGAACAGGCTTAG
- a CDS encoding HlyD family efflux transporter periplasmic adaptor subunit, with amino-acid sequence MSEYKYTPTKPQVNRSRLSVWIALIGIVTLIVWASFAKIDQVTRAQATVIASARTQEIQASEGGVLTQLAVTEGEEVKAGQLLVVLEEERAKAAVDNSASKTAALTAKLARLNAEIFEKPLVFPKGVQDYPEYVQNQRALYNRRRQAINEEVSSLEKMLVLARQELRMNEPLLKYGDVSQADVIKLSRQVADIEAQINNKRNKYFEEAQAEMTKAQEELDTELEQLRDRAQVLEEKRLMAPTEGKIKNINVTTIGGVVKPGEVIMQILPTSSDLVIDAKVSPADIAYVKEGQEATVKLDAYDYSIFGAMKGTVNYISPDTLMEQTPKGEEPYYRVLIVINGAEFKGRGDEIVIKPGMTASVDIKAMERTVLSYLTKPITKTLSEGLGER; translated from the coding sequence ATGTCAGAGTATAAGTACACACCCACCAAGCCCCAAGTTAATCGTTCAAGGTTGAGTGTTTGGATAGCATTAATCGGGATTGTCACTCTAATTGTCTGGGCCTCATTTGCCAAGATTGACCAAGTGACCCGTGCGCAAGCAACGGTAATCGCCAGTGCTCGAACGCAAGAAATCCAAGCGTCAGAAGGCGGCGTATTGACTCAGCTGGCTGTCACAGAAGGTGAAGAAGTTAAGGCAGGTCAGTTATTGGTAGTGTTGGAAGAAGAGCGTGCTAAAGCGGCTGTTGATAATTCCGCTTCTAAAACAGCTGCGCTAACTGCTAAGCTAGCAAGACTAAATGCTGAAATTTTTGAAAAACCGTTGGTATTTCCTAAAGGGGTACAGGACTATCCTGAGTACGTACAAAACCAAAGGGCACTATACAATAGACGTCGTCAAGCTATCAATGAAGAAGTCTCTTCCCTTGAAAAAATGCTAGTGCTGGCACGTCAAGAATTGCGCATGAATGAGCCTTTATTAAAATATGGCGATGTGAGCCAAGCTGATGTCATCAAGCTCAGTCGTCAAGTTGCTGATATCGAAGCGCAGATTAATAACAAGCGCAATAAGTACTTTGAAGAAGCGCAGGCTGAAATGACAAAGGCTCAAGAAGAGTTAGATACAGAGCTTGAGCAATTACGAGATCGGGCACAAGTGCTTGAAGAGAAACGTTTGATGGCGCCCACAGAAGGTAAAATTAAAAATATCAATGTGACCACTATTGGCGGTGTTGTTAAGCCCGGCGAGGTTATCATGCAGATTCTACCGACCAGTAGTGACTTGGTTATAGATGCCAAGGTCAGTCCCGCTGATATTGCTTATGTCAAAGAAGGTCAAGAAGCGACGGTTAAGCTCGATGCTTATGATTACTCTATCTTTGGAGCCATGAAAGGTACAGTCAACTATATCAGTCCAGACACGCTAATGGAGCAAACACCTAAAGGCGAAGAGCCTTACTACCGTGTATTAATTGTGATTAATGGTGCTGAATTTAAAGGGCGCGGTGATGAGATTGTCATTAAACCTGGTATGACAGCTTCTGTCGATATCAAAGCGATGGAACGTACGGTATTGTCTTATCTAACTAAGCCAATTACCAAAACCTTATCAGAAGGTTTGGGTGAACGCTAA
- a CDS encoding type I secretion system permease/ATPase, translating to MSAQLQKTPPQSIDHHELQYSEQVDLTETLTDAIKHLLGQQGYPVDNIRLHDVVKRHSEQSDRQGQSIHELGGVIAVLQGIGITDTPEILEQPDAAFLPLLAYRTDLGWGVIDSQTPQKSWNFRQANQQVHTRAEELTLVMRIRLKEDHIKQRKASFSDLLKSDLGNYKGILAEAVIATFLINMLALAVSLFSMQVYDRVIPTRSEYTLIILASGVFLVIMFEAFMKFSRSRIMDKVVVGLDQYLSREVFQRLLKVRIDQMPGSVGSMAAQLRGYEQVRSFFTASTLFGLVDLPMTIIFISLIAFIGSPLVAVVPVIAAVIAITMGLIARKRIDAIASEGATASYYKTGLLVEAVEGVETIKAGAGSWKFLSRWLDVMDVTIKNDLDMKHANDNLTYFTQMLQQVSYVGIVIVGSFVVMQGDMTMGGLIACSILGGRVLAPVMAIPNLLVQYAHAKAAKMNIESLFALEQDNQGIAYPLSPTHIKGAYQCDGLSFNYQGNDRPAITVPQLSIKPGERIAILGPIGSGKSTLLKVLAGLYAPTEGRVLLDGLDIHQISRETLSERLGYLQQDHRLFQGTLRENLLIGMAAPNDDVLQENLNRTGLINLVSSHSSGLDLPISEGGKGLSGGQKQLVAFTRLLLTKPDVFLLDEPTASMDNRQEQRCLQVLRQELTKGQTFIVSTHKTALLDLVDRLIIMDNQRIIIDGPKQAVLDELRKNDQAKNKTTVQQKDRIADKANQKSKEGADENKPATSRVRNISVKPISAKHSTDDQGK from the coding sequence ATGAGTGCACAATTACAAAAGACACCGCCTCAGTCTATTGACCATCATGAGCTGCAATACTCAGAGCAGGTCGATCTGACCGAAACGTTGACTGATGCGATTAAGCATTTACTCGGACAGCAAGGCTATCCAGTAGATAATATACGGCTCCATGATGTCGTCAAACGTCATAGTGAGCAGTCGGATAGGCAAGGTCAAAGCATTCATGAATTAGGCGGTGTCATTGCAGTATTACAAGGCATTGGAATAACAGATACACCAGAAATATTAGAGCAGCCTGATGCCGCTTTTTTGCCCTTACTAGCGTATCGAACGGATTTAGGTTGGGGCGTGATTGACAGCCAAACGCCGCAAAAAAGCTGGAACTTTAGACAAGCGAACCAGCAGGTACATACGCGTGCCGAAGAATTGACTTTGGTCATGCGTATTCGTCTAAAAGAAGATCATATTAAGCAGCGAAAGGCCTCATTTTCTGATCTGTTAAAGTCTGATTTGGGTAATTATAAAGGCATTTTAGCTGAAGCCGTAATTGCTACTTTTCTAATTAATATGTTGGCATTAGCCGTTTCTCTGTTTTCTATGCAGGTTTATGACCGTGTCATACCAACGCGTAGTGAATACACGCTGATCATTTTAGCCAGTGGCGTCTTCTTAGTGATCATGTTTGAAGCGTTTATGAAGTTTTCTCGCTCAAGAATCATGGATAAGGTCGTTGTCGGTCTAGACCAGTACCTATCTCGAGAAGTATTCCAACGTCTACTCAAAGTACGTATCGACCAAATGCCGGGGTCAGTTGGCTCTATGGCAGCACAGCTACGTGGTTATGAGCAAGTACGTAGCTTTTTTACGGCGAGCACGCTTTTTGGTTTAGTCGATTTGCCCATGACCATTATTTTTATCAGCTTAATAGCTTTTATTGGCTCGCCATTAGTCGCTGTTGTACCAGTAATAGCGGCGGTCATCGCAATTACGATGGGACTGATTGCACGCAAACGCATCGATGCTATTGCATCAGAGGGCGCGACTGCTTCTTATTATAAGACAGGTCTGTTAGTAGAAGCTGTGGAAGGCGTCGAGACAATAAAAGCCGGAGCAGGCAGCTGGAAGTTTCTCTCGCGTTGGCTAGATGTGATGGATGTCACCATCAAAAACGATTTAGATATGAAGCATGCTAATGACAACTTAACGTATTTTACGCAGATGCTACAGCAAGTAAGCTACGTTGGTATCGTGATAGTCGGGTCGTTTGTCGTCATGCAAGGTGACATGACAATGGGCGGACTGATTGCCTGCTCGATACTTGGTGGTAGAGTATTGGCGCCTGTTATGGCAATACCCAACCTACTAGTGCAGTACGCTCATGCCAAAGCCGCCAAAATGAATATTGAGAGTCTGTTTGCACTAGAGCAAGACAACCAAGGCATTGCATATCCATTATCGCCTACACATATAAAAGGCGCATATCAGTGCGATGGATTGTCGTTCAATTACCAAGGCAACGATCGACCAGCCATTACGGTTCCGCAACTATCGATTAAACCAGGAGAGCGCATAGCGATACTTGGGCCTATTGGTTCAGGTAAATCTACCTTGCTTAAGGTGCTAGCAGGACTGTATGCACCCACGGAAGGACGCGTTTTGTTAGACGGACTTGATATACATCAAATCAGTCGTGAGACACTTAGTGAACGCTTGGGTTATTTGCAGCAAGATCATCGACTGTTTCAAGGAACCCTGCGTGAGAACCTATTAATCGGTATGGCAGCGCCCAATGATGATGTCCTTCAAGAGAATTTAAATAGGACAGGGCTAATCAACTTAGTATCCAGTCACTCAAGTGGTCTTGACCTACCGATCAGTGAAGGCGGTAAAGGCCTATCGGGGGGACAAAAGCAACTGGTGGCATTTACCCGTTTATTATTGACCAAACCTGATGTGTTCTTGCTAGATGAGCCAACGGCTTCCATGGATAATCGACAAGAGCAGCGCTGCCTACAAGTGTTACGTCAGGAGTTAACGAAAGGGCAAACGTTTATTGTTTCGACCCACAAGACAGCATTGCTAGACTTGGTAGATCGTCTGATCATTATGGATAACCAACGTATTATTATCGATGGTCCAAAACAAGCTGTACTTGATGAGCTCAGAAAAAACGATCAAGCAAAAAATAAAACCACCGTGCAGCAAAAAGATAGAATCGCTGACAAAGCCAACCAAAAGTCAAAAGAAGGTGCCGACGAAAATAAGCCTGCTACCTCTAGAGTAAGAAACATCAGCGTAAAACCCATCAGTGCTAAACATTCAACAGACGATCAAGGGAAGTAG
- a CDS encoding TolC family protein, with product MKNSSNRKQLLRSISVRHFMTALATGICFTVTSHAAVADFQINSLVAQAIQTHPLVGSARASQQATTEGINAAKLNLLPTPSVSSGYDRDNDFVSEVIIRQPLWTGGKLTADVNQAIFDDKAAVEYIYEQQNLVAKTTIDAWQSYIQAVATQSVHVENLKELNDFEAMMQRRVGQGVSARIELDLVTNRILQEQTSYQAAVEQQRIAAARLEQIIGQPLSQMSVTSIPNLKVLVNQAKQQSVDFERMAFDRAGFYNPTVVKEHFQIESAKQGVEAQQAARYPIIYAQYEHAYYHEDNENDGKFSVGLSYAPGAGFSNFALARASQAEVNSLVQNQEAARRNVIENIQVQYQQFVSAKDRETSLVAAVAGAQIVVSSYRRQFIAGRKSWLEVLNAVREHNDYQVQLVQTRAEMLGAFYRLQVDFGIMQWQQFSHNRDPVTLFSPANSVKQWLNKQDKNNASSHFGYGNNSAEEYIDIKLPATAEQSLNNGEYLMLNDDYSITPITDQENMTNN from the coding sequence ATGAAAAATTCGTCAAATCGTAAGCAGTTACTTCGTAGTATTTCAGTGCGCCATTTTATGACCGCTTTGGCGACTGGTATATGTTTTACAGTGACTTCACACGCAGCAGTAGCAGACTTCCAAATCAATAGCCTAGTGGCGCAGGCAATTCAAACGCATCCTTTAGTAGGGTCGGCTCGAGCGAGTCAACAAGCAACAACCGAGGGAATTAATGCGGCCAAATTAAACCTTTTACCAACGCCAAGTGTAAGCTCAGGTTACGATAGAGACAATGACTTTGTCTCAGAGGTGATTATTCGCCAGCCTCTATGGACAGGGGGTAAGCTCACCGCAGATGTCAATCAAGCCATATTTGATGACAAGGCTGCTGTAGAGTATATCTATGAGCAGCAAAACCTAGTAGCCAAGACAACGATTGATGCTTGGCAGAGCTATATCCAAGCCGTCGCTACGCAAAGCGTCCATGTAGAGAATTTAAAAGAGCTGAATGATTTTGAAGCTATGATGCAGCGTCGCGTTGGCCAAGGTGTGTCAGCTCGTATTGAGCTTGATCTGGTGACTAACCGTATCCTACAGGAGCAAACATCTTATCAAGCGGCAGTTGAGCAGCAACGTATCGCCGCTGCTAGGCTAGAACAAATCATTGGTCAGCCACTGTCTCAGATGAGTGTCACGAGCATACCGAATCTTAAGGTATTGGTAAATCAAGCCAAACAGCAATCCGTTGACTTTGAAAGAATGGCATTTGATAGAGCTGGCTTTTACAATCCTACCGTCGTCAAAGAACACTTCCAGATTGAGTCCGCTAAGCAAGGTGTCGAAGCACAGCAAGCGGCTCGTTATCCAATCATCTATGCCCAATATGAGCATGCTTACTATCATGAGGATAACGAAAACGATGGTAAGTTCTCAGTGGGATTGAGCTATGCACCAGGTGCTGGATTTTCCAATTTTGCGCTAGCACGAGCCTCACAGGCAGAGGTCAATAGCCTAGTACAAAACCAAGAAGCCGCACGCCGTAATGTCATCGAAAATATTCAAGTACAGTATCAGCAGTTTGTCAGTGCCAAAGACAGAGAAACCTCGTTGGTTGCGGCTGTAGCAGGGGCACAGATTGTAGTCAGCTCTTACCGTCGGCAATTCATCGCAGGACGCAAGTCATGGCTTGAAGTCCTAAATGCTGTCCGTGAGCATAACGATTATCAAGTCCAACTGGTACAAACTCGTGCAGAAATGTTGGGTGCATTTTATAGACTACAAGTAGATTTTGGCATTATGCAGTGGCAGCAGTTTTCTCATAATCGTGACCCAGTGACTTTATTTAGCCCAGCCAACTCTGTCAAGCAATGGCTCAATAAGCAAGACAAAAACAACGCTAGTAGTCATTTCGGTTATGGAAACAATTCAGCAGAAGAATATATCGATATTAAGTTGCCCGCGACGGCAGAGCAAAGCTTGAACAATGGTGAGTATCTCATGTTAAATGATGATTACAGTATTACGCCGATAACTGATCAAGAGAATATGACAAATAATTAA